From a single Sander vitreus isolate 19-12246 chromosome 2, sanVit1, whole genome shotgun sequence genomic region:
- the vwa10.2 gene encoding von Willebrand factor A domain-containing protein 7 — translation MAARQTVMFLAVVFPLSGLIQGFQPLFSFRGNSSNHRDITQRAVLRKTAEVCRDIAASKGWYFSLTIDDSLSADKVQRACSSTGTSSLLSTVMFQASIASMYFSNAKVDVVFALSEEHHFDDETFERGRDVITAGVSAVKASVKLENFVAGRWTLGRICHTLQDFYSHSNWVELGKTTPYSTLIKPDQPLENLAGPSTPTCRNCPGGNCDNNLLPDLLQQGFLTSGYFNIFSSAKPAGKCSHGGTFDRTSRQEPVGGINKDDVGSSHGSLHHKAADLAVNATMELLEDIRVAVGDKNFLRLIGLSQSPVLCFVIDTTGSMSDDIAEAKRVSFNIIDSKRGTQQEPSAYILVPFNDPGFGPLMITTNADVFKDSINKLTASGGGDIPELCLSGLQLALTAAPQSSEIFVFTDAPAKDAHLKSTITALIESTKSVVTFMLTEVLASRRRRRSPQGVSSRTMSQSDAQLYRDLAQASGGQAIEVTKSSLSLATAVIEDSSASAVVTLFQVVRNPGRPDHFTFTVDGSLRNITAYITGASSLTFNLTSSTGVSQSSSQSSGPLASFSTVGNLHRITLNTDNQTGSWKISVNSNNLYSVKVTGQSSVNFIYNLVEAHEGAHEDFSLKEGRPLSGGNASLLVTVTGSDTVKVTEVTMCDSSGPTEVNGSLQSVGSGNFLVTFSGVPAGDFVLRLRGEDSSSTSRSTPSSFQRQASTQIKTSSISVTAQANNTNIEPGSTISIPFTVATTANGVVNDSATGTFTVRTNNDRSYTLTSPSSVTIAAGSGGKANGTVTLTAPASAASGTDVTLTIEAENAAATDINYSVLRLSVAAKVTDITRPVCRVVSSSTNCPSSSSLCASSQWKFIANLTDGINGTGIESVTIRQGNGTLNTSTVAGAGGENITVAHYSSSCCSQNVELAVVDRVGNVGTCVGQARESTTAAPTTTAAVNTTSTGGHTLIISQCLWISVVVSVLWK, via the exons ATGGCTGCCCGACAGACAGTCATGTTCCTGGCGGTGGTCTTCCCCCTGTCAGGCCTTATTCAAGGCTTCCAACCACTCTTCTCATTTCGTGGGAATTCCTCCAATCACCGTGACATCACACAAAGGGCGGTCCTCAGAAAGACAGCTGAGGTCTGCAGAGACATTGCTGCCTCTAAAGGATGGTACTTCAGCCTGACT ATTGATGACAGCCTGTCAGCTGATAAGGTGCAAAGGGCATGTTCCTCTACAGgtacctcctctctcctctcaacTGTCATGTTCCAAGCATCCATCGCTAGTATGTACTTCAGCAACGCAAAAGTGGACGTTGTTTTTGCACTGAGTGAGGAGCATCATTTTGATGATGAGACCTTCGAGAGAGGACGGGACGTCATCACAGCAG GTGTGTCTGCCGTGAAGGCCAGTGTAAAGCTGGAGAACTTTGTAGCAGGGAGGTGGACTCTTGGACGAATCTGTCACACCCTACAG GACTTCTACAGCCACAGTAACTGGGTGGAGCTGGGGAAAACCACACCTTACAGCACTCTAATCAAACCAGACCAACCTCTTGAGAATCTGGCAG GACCAAGCACTCCAACCTGTAGAAACTGTCCAGGAGGGAACTGTGACAACAACCTTCTGCCTGACTTGCTGCAGCAGGGGTTTCTCACTTCAGGCTACTTCAACATCTTCTCCTCAGCAAAACCTGCAG GTAAATGCAGCCACGGTGGAACATTTGACCGCACAAGCAGACAGGAGCCAGTGGGAGGCATCAATAAGGATGACGTTGGGTCCAGTCATGGCTCACTTCACCACAAAGCAGCTGATTTGGCTGTGAATGCCACTATGGAGTTACTGGAGGACATCAGAGTAGCTGTCGGCGACAAGAACTTCCTGCG ATTGATAGGCCTCTCCCAGTCCCCTGTGCTGTGTTTTGTCATTGACACCACAGGCAGCATGAGCGATGACATAGCCGAGGCAAAAAGAGTTTCCTTCAACATCATTGACAGTAAGAGGGGAACCCAGCAGGAGCCCTCCGCTTACATATTGGTACCTTTCAATGACCCAG GTTTTGGACCTCTGATGATAACAACCAATGCAGACGTCTTCAAAGACAGCATCAACAAGCTGACGGCAAGTGGAGGAGGAGACATCCCAGAGTTGTGCTTGTCTGGACTGCAG CTTGCCCTGACTGCTGCTCCACAATCGTCTGAGATCTTTGTGTTCACTGACGCTCCAGCTAAAGATGCTCATCTGAAAAGCACCATCACTGCCCTTATAGAGAGCACCAAGTCTGTG GTAACTTTCATGTTGACAGAAGTCCTGGCCAGTCGGCGGCGCCGCAGAAGCCCTCAGGGCGTAAGTTCACGTACAATGAGCCAATCAGATGCCCAGCTGTACCGTGACCTAGCCCAAGCCTCTGGAGGCCAGGCCATTGAGGTCACCAAGTCAAGCCTTTCTCTGGCCACAGCTGTTATAGAGGATTCATCAGCCAGTGCTGTG GTGACACTTTTTCAGGTCGTGAGGAATCCTGGAAGGCCTGATCATTTTACCTTTACTGTTGATGGATCACTAAGGAACATTACTGCCTACATCACAGGAGCCTCATCTCTCACCTTCAATCTCACCAGCTCCACAG gtGTCTCTCAGAGTTCCAGCCAATCCAGTGGTCCTCTAGCATCCTTCAGCACAGTGGGAAACCTACATCGTATAACCCTTAACACTGACAACCAAACAGGATCATGGAAAATCAGTGTTAACTCTAACAATCTCTACTCCGTTAAGGTTACAG GTCAAAGTTCAGTGAACTTTATTTATAACCTTGTGGAAGCTCACGAGGGAGCCCACGAGGACTTTAGTCTGAAGGAGGGACGTCCGCTTTCAG GTGGTAATGCCAGCCTCTTGGTTACTGTGACAGGAAGTGACACAGTTAAGGTCACAGAGGTCACTATGTGTGACAGCTCAGGGCCAACAGAGGTCAATGGATCACTGCAG TCGGTGGGAAGTGGTAACTTCCTGGTGACATTCAGTGGAGTCCCAGCAGGTGACTTTGTGCTTCGCCTTAGAGGAGAGGACAGTAGCTCCACCTCCAGGTCAACACCGAGCAGCTTCCAGAGACAAGCCTCCACACAGATCAAGACCTCCAGCATctctgtgact GCCCAAGCCAACAACACCAACATAGAACCAGGCTCCACCATCTCCATTCCTTTCACAGTCGCCACAACCGCCAACGGAGTTGTTAACGACTCTGCAACCGGAACATTCACAGTGCGAACCAACAATGATCGCAGCTATACTTTGACTTCACCCAGCAGCGTCACCATAGCGGCGGGCAGTGGAGGCAAAGCCAACGGCACCGTGACCTTAACAGCACCAGCCAGTGCTGCATCAGGAACAGACGTGACCCTTACCATTGAGGCAGAAAATGCAGCTGCCACTGACATCAACTACTCTGTACTCAGGTTGTCTGTGGCTGCCAAG GTGACAGATATTACCCGCCCAGTGTGCCGGGTAGTCAGTTCATCCACCAACTGTCCATCCTCTTCATCGCTCTGTGCTTCCTCCCAGTGGAAATTTATCGCTAATCTCACCGATGGCATCAATGGAACTGGCATTGAGAGCGTCACTATCCGCCAAGGGAACGGAACCCTCAATACCAGCACAGTGGCTGGAGCAGGGGGTGAGAACATTACAGTGGCACACTACAGCAGCTCCTGCTGTTCACAGAATGTAGAGCTGGCTGTTGTGGACAGAGTAGGAAATGTGGGGACATGTGTCGGACAGGCTAGAGAATCTACTACGGCTGCCCCTACGACTACAGCTGCAGTTAACACAACATCCACTGGAGGGCACACTTTGATCATCTCACAATGTCTCTGGATCAGTGTTGTGGTTTCTGTCCTTTGGAAGTAA
- the tppp2 gene encoding tubulin polymerization-promoting protein family member 2 has product MRIRIFLNITQHLSIYGSSMAEGSVSVAEVETSFQKFAVHGDTKARGKEMNGKNFAKLCKDCNIIDGKNVTTTDVDIVFSKVKAKSARVITFEQFNQALIELAPKRFKGKSKEESLQQLYGLIVGKEPTNVGVTKVAKAAAVDRLTDTTKYTGAHKERFDESGKGKGKVGREEIPDSSGYVGAYKGSGTYDEKVKET; this is encoded by the exons ATGCGAATCAGGATCTTCCTGAATATTACACAGCATCTTTCCATTTACGGCAGCAG TATGGCTGAGGGGTCAGTGTCTGTAGCAGAGGTAGAGACCTCCTTCCAGAAGTTTGCAGTCCATGGAGACACTAAGGCCAGAGGGAAGGAGATGAACGGCAAGAACTTTGCTAAGCTTTGCAAGGACTGCAACATTATCGATGGCAAGAACGTCACCACTACAGATGTTGACATAGTTTTCAGCAAAGTCAA GGCAAAGTCAGCTCGTGTCATCACATTTGAGCAGTTCAACCAGGCCCTGATAGAGTTGGCTCCCAAACGTTTTAAAGGCAAAAGCAAAGAGGAATCGCTTCAGCAGCTGTATGGTCTCATTGTTGGTAAGGAGCCTACCAATGTCGGAGTCACT AAAGTGGCAAAGGCAGCAGCAGTGGACCGACTGACTGATACCACCAAGTACACTGGAGCGCACAAGGAGCGGTTTGACGAGTCAggcaaaggaaaaggaaaagtcGGGCGCGAGGAAATCCCAGACAGCAGCGGCTATGTGGGAGCTTACAAAGGCAGCGGCACTTATgatgaaaaagtgaaagaaacaTAA
- the ftr84 gene encoding tripartite motif-containing protein 16, which yields MADSDFPLPPDDHCSLCVDALRDPVTIPCGDTYCLECINIYWNQFDHMGVYSCPQCRATFTPRPKLRRNLPDVNHEQRRQLTPFPYMHRESFCDFCIGHRNKAVKSCLMCLAYYCETHIKPHYESSTFKRHKLVDETGHLDRKICHQHEKGLELFCRSDQMCVCVLCTVREHRGHNITSAEEERIEKQKVIVVTQTEVQHIIQERMKELQELKHNVDVLKSGAQRAQVESDKTFHEMLQAVERWKAEIHQMIMANMQAAMSQAEGYVDRLQQEILELQRRDAELRQILETEDNIHFLQNFPTLCIPPEAMVPKVLINPQFSFGEISKTATEMKEHLDNICKKELIKISKRVSETPVYILLPRNGDERLKVPSRVDFQEPKSRTDFLRYSCKLSFDPNTVYKELVLSGGNQRVTRKKTVQFYPNHPERFDGFSQVLCKEPLNGFRFYWEAEWSGEFSIGVAYKSISRKGKNSHSLLGYNDKSWSLLCSDSGYSAWHNKVERDLPEAHRAKQIGVYLDYAGNTVAYYSISETMELIHRFKAQFSEPLYAGFGVGSSVTLCQLKQNPTP from the exons ATGGCTGATTCAGATTTTCCTTTACCACCAGATGATCACTGTTCACTGTGTGTGGACGCATTGAGAGACCCGGTCACCATCCCCTGTGGTGACACCTACTGCCTGGAGTGCATCAACATCTACTGGAACCAGTTTGACCACATGGGTGTGTACAGCTGCCCACAGTGCCGCGCAACCTTCACACCACGGCCCAAGCTGAGACGCAATCTGCCCGACGTGAACCACGAGCAAAGGCGCCAGCTCACTCCTTTCCCCTACATGCACCGCGAATCCTTTTGCGATTTCTGCATCGGCCATCGCAACAAGGCCGTTAAGTCATGCCTCATGTGCCTGGCCTACTACTGCGAAACGCACATTAAGCCACATTATGAGTCGTCCACCTTTAAGAGACACAAGCTGGTGGATGAGACGGGCCACCTGGACAGGAAGATCTGCCACCAGCATGAGAAAGGCCTGGAGCTGTTCTGTCGCTCTGACCAgatgtgcgtctgtgtgctgtGCACTGTCAGAGAGCATCGCGGCCACAACATAACTTCAGCAGAAGAAGAGCGCATTGAAAAACAA AAAGTCATAGTGGTCACCCAGACTGAAGTCCAGCACATCATTCAGGAGAGAATGAAGGAGCTGCAGGAACTTAAACATAATGTGGATGTTCTCAAA AGTGGGGCTCAGCGAGCACAGGTAGAAAGCGATAAGACATTCCATGAAATGCTGCAGGCGGTGGAGCGCTGGAAGGCTGAAATCCATCAGATGATAATGGCCAACATGCAGGCAGCGATGTCGCAGGCTGAGGGTTACGTGGACCGCCTGCAGCAGGAGATCCTGGAGCTACAGCGCAGAGATGCAGAGCTACGGCAGATCCTCGAAACAGAGGACAACATTCACTTTCTGCAG AATTTTCCGACCCTGTGCATTCCTCCTGAAGCCATGGTACCTAAAGTGCTAATCAACCCTCAGTTCTCCTTTGGAGAGATAAGCAAGACGGCCACAGAGATGAAGGAACATCTGGACAACATCTGTAAGAAGGAATTGATCAAAATCTCCAAGAGAG TTAGTGAAACCCCCGTGTACATACTTTTGCCAAGAAATGGAGACGAACGACTCAAAG TTCCTTCCAGAGTTGATTTTCAGGAGCCAAAATCCAGGACAGACTTCTTAAGAT ACTCCTGTAAGCTGTCCTTCGATCCAAACACAGTCTACAAAGAGCTGGTCCTGTCGGGCGGGAACCAGAGGGTCACGCGTAAGAAAACAGTCCAGTTTTACCCAAATCATCCAGAACGCTTTGATGGCTTCTCCCAGGTGCTGTGCAAGGAGCCTCTGAATGGTTTCAGATTTTACTGGGAGGCAGAGTGGAGCGGGGAGTTTTCCATCGGGGTGGCCTACAAGAGCATCAGTCGCAAAGGGAAGAATTCGCACAGCCTGCTGGGCTACAATGACAAGTCTTGGAGTCTCCTCTGCTCAGACTCAGGCTACTCTGCCTGGCACAATAAAGTAGAACGGGACCTTCCTGAAGCTCACAGGGCCAAACAAATTGGTGTATACCTGGATTATGCAGGCAACACTGTGGCATATTACTCAATATCAGAGACTATGGAGCTTATCCACAGATTCAAAGCTCAGTTTAGTGAGCCTTTGTATGCTGGTTTTGGTGTGGGCTCCTCTGTTACCCTCTGCCAGCTGAAGCAGAATCCCACGCCTTAA
- the LOC144536215 gene encoding T-cell ecto-ADP-ribosyltransferase 2-like encodes MPTWDRQTCQRKTVSACAVTSLVVLVGLLMFVVIYLTLSWQDVNEEHLMQDLPYDDMNDECRSKATVVTDKGMMQKWDTSTNFSQPWSNAEKKAREPAHKYMEKHHSVALYLYTNIMLQPVKQDIETAERSRKRLTKTFEPRSLYFFLSEAIQILKHSQVTCLQTNYRTETLLHLNISNKLIRFNTFTLGSDGWNFTRNASCFEVYTCFGADITLYSALKLNRQVLIPPYEVFKVTDTETNTHRCKIVYRLKSNLNCVYDRESNTLHPISALPVDGFWLIFAITCMIIVSLLLPFIIVKVLENHKKTAVYSASSLRNSTYYPPRVVF; translated from the exons ATGCCTACCTGGGACAGGCAAACATGTCAGAGAAAAACTGTATCTGCGTGTGCTGTTACTTCTCTTGTTGTTTTGGTGGGACTGCTGATGTTTGTTGTCATATATCTGACACTAAGCTGGCAGGATGTCAATGAAGAG CATTTAATGCAGGATCTGCCGTATGACGACATGAATGACGAATGCAGATCCAAAGCTACAGTTGTGACTGATAAAGGCATGATGCAGAAATGGGACACCAGTACAAACTTTAGTCAACCTTGGAGCAACGCGGAGAAAAAAGCTAGAGAGCCTGCACACAAGTACATGGAGAAACACCATTCGGTGGCCTTATACCTGTACACAAATATTATGCTGCAACCTGTCAAGCAAGACATTGAGACTGCAGAAAGAAGTAGAAAACGACTAACAAAGACATTTGAGCCCCGCTCCCTTTATTTTTTCCTTAGTGAAGCCATTCAGATTCTGAAGCACAGTCAAGTGACATGTCTTCAGACAAATTACAGAACAGAGACACTTTTACATCTCAACATCTCTAACAAACTTATTCGGTTCAACACCTTCACATTAGGTTCTGACGGGTGGAACTTTACAAGAAACGCTTCATGTTTTGAAGTATACACATGTTTCGGTGCTGACATAACACTTTATTCAGCCCTGAAACTAAACAGACAGGTGCTGATTCCTCCCTATGAGGTTTTCAAagtcacagacacagagacaaatacacacaggtgTAAAATTGTCTACAGGCTGAAGAGCAACCTGAACTGCGTTTATGACAGAGAAAGCAATACGTTGCATCCAATATCTGCATTACCAGTGGATGGATTTTGGCTCATTTTTGCCATCACTTGTATGATTATTGTATCTCTTTTGTTACCCTTTATCATTGTGAAGGTGTTAGAAAACCATAAGAAAACTGCTGTTTACAGTGCCTCATCTTTGCGTAACAGCACTTACTACCCGCCAAGAGTTGTCTTTTAA